Proteins encoded by one window of Fusarium graminearum PH-1 chromosome 1, whole genome shotgun sequence:
- a CDS encoding pre-mRNA-processing-splicing factor 8, which produces MQPPPPPPGWGNNPPPPPPPSQAPPPPRTPAPPPPPSLPSQATPAFHTAKFAHKKKEWIKSQRNRFGEKRKGGFVQTQKADMPPEHLRKIVKDIGDVSQKKYTNDKRSYLGALKFMPHAVLKLLENMPMPWESAREVKVLYHVNGCLTLVNEIPRVIEPVFFAQWAMMWTFMRKEKADRRLFKRMRFPPFDDEEPPLSWAENLEDVEPLEPIQMELDEEDDEAVYEWFYDHRPLLDTPHVNGPSYKSWNLTLPQMATLFRLSRPLVSDVVDKNYFYLFDLKSLLSAKALNVALPGGPRFEPLYKDIDPNDEDFGEFNAIDRIIFRNPIRTEFRVAYPYLYNSLPRSVHLSWHSHPQVVFNRADDPDLPTFHFDRRINPISSRTVAPKNVEVSHEDEIFGAGNIEEPEEDAFELPAGVEPFLADENIENDDTSSAVDLWWAPYPFDRRSGRMVRAQDVPLVKQWYLEHPPSDRPPVKVRVSYQKLLKNFVLNDLHKKKPKAQNKQNLMRSLKQTKFFQQTTIDWVEAGLQVCRQGFNMLNLLIHRKNLTYLHLDYNFNLKPVKTLTTKERKKSRFGNAFHLMREILRLTKLIVDAQVQYRLGNIDAFQLADGILYAFNHVGQLTGMYRYKYKLMHQIRTCKDLKHLIYYRFNSGPVGKGPGCGFWAPAWRVWLFFMRGIIPLLERWLGNLLSRQFEGRHSKGVAKTVTKQRVESHFDLELRASVMADLMDMMPEGIKQNKVNTVLQHLSEAWRCWKSNIPWKVPGLPAPIENIILRYVKSKADWWVSVAHYNRERIRRGATVDKTIAKKNVGRLTRLWLKAEQERQHNHMKDGPYVSSEEAVAIYTTTVHWLESRKFSPIPFPSVSYKHDTKILILALERLREAYSVKGRLNQSQREELGLIEQAYDSPGTALESIKRALLTQRAFKEVKIDMNDNYSTINPVYDIEPIEKITDAYLDQYLWYQADQRHLFPAWIKPSDSEVPPLLVYKWAQGINNLDGVWQTENGECNVMIETELSKVYEKMELTLLNSLLRLIMDHNLADYITAKNNVQLTYKDMNHVNSYGMIRGLQFSAFVFQFYGLVLDLLLLGPQRASEIAGPPQSPNDFLQFRDRETESSHPIRLYTRYVDKIWIMLRFTAEESRDLIQRFLTEQPDPNFENVIGYKSKKCWPRDSRMRLMRHDVNLGRAVFWDLKNRLPRSVTTIDWDDSFVSVYSRDNPNLLFSMCGFEVRILPKIRNQNEEFPVKDSVWSLVDNTTKERTAHAFLQVTEEDIQKFNNRIRQILMSSGSTTFTKIANKWNTALIALFTYYREAAVSTVDLLDTIVKCETKIQTRVKIGLNSKMPSRFPPAVFYTPKELGGLGMISGSHILIPASDKRWSKQTDTGVTHYRAGMTHDEETLIPNIFRYIIPWEAEFIDSQRVWTEYSQKRLEANQQNRRLTLEDLEDSWDRGLPRINTLFQKDRSTLSFDKGFRARAEFKIYQLMKNNPFWWTSQRHDGKLWNLNAYRTDVIQALGGVETILEHTLFKATGFPSWEGLFWEKASGFEESMKFKKLTNAQRSGLNQIPNRRFTLWWSPTINRANVYVGFQVQLDLTGIFLHGKIPTLKISLIQIFRAHLWQKIHESVVMDLCQVFDQELESLGIETVQKETIHPRKSYKMNSSCADILLFSNHKWNVTRPSLLYDTKDVIEQTTTNKFWVDVQLRYGDYDSHDIERYTRAKYLDYTTDSASIYPSATGLMVGIDLAYNLYSAYGMYFPGLKVLVQQAMAKIMKANPALYVLRERIRKGLQLYASESNQEFLNSQNYSELFSNQTQLFIDDTNVYRVTIHKTFEGNLTTKPINGAIFIFNPRTGQLFLKIIHTSVWAGQKRLGQLAKWKTAEEVAALIRSLPVEEQPKQLIVTRKGLLDPLEVHLLDFPNISIRASELQLPFQAAMKVEKLGDMILRAKQPQMVLFNLYDEWLKSISSYTAFSRLVLILRALHVNPDKTKLVLRPDKTVITHEHHIWPSLSDEDWIKVETQLRDLILNDYGKKNNVNVSSLTTSEVRDIILGMEISAPSMQRQQAAEIEKQQQEQAQLTAVTTKTQNVHGEEIIVTTTSQFEQQTFASKTEWRTRAIATSNLRTRAKNIYVSSVDNDLDDITYVMPNNILKRFITIADLRVQVAGYLYGSSAPDNDQVKEIKCIVMIPQIGELRNVRLPQQLPQSEFLEGMEPLGVIHTVSGSELPYMSAVDVTGHSKLLDAHKEWDKTNTVTVSVAFTPGSVSLSAWGLTPDGYKWGAENKDMLSDQPQGFSTTMGEKRKLLLSPRFRGFFLVPDDGRWNYSFMGNAFDGLQKKPVHVKLDTPLPFYSDQHRAVHFDSFAELEDIWVDRTDNFA; this is translated from the coding sequence atgcaaccaccacctcctcccccagGCTGGGGAAATaatcctcctcctccacctcctccatctcaagcgcctcctcctcctcgaaCACCTGCTCCGCCACCTCCCCCTTCTCTACCATCACAGGCGACACCGGCATTTCATACGGCCAAGTTTGCGCATAAGAAGAAAGAATGGATCAAATCACAGCGCAATCGCTTTggcgagaagcgcaagggcGGATTCGTACAGACACAGAAAGCTGATATGCCGCCTGAACATCTACGGAAGATCGTGAAGGATATTGGCGATGTTTCGCAAAAAAAGTATACAAACGACAAGCGCAGTTATCTCGGAGCCCTCAAGTTTATGCCACATGCGGTACTAAAACTTCTCGAAAACATGCCAATGCCATGGGAGTCGGCGCGCGAGGTCAAGGTGCTTTACCATGTCAATGGTTGTCTGACTCTGGTCAACGAGATACCCCGAGTAATCGAGCCTGTCTTTTTTGCGCAATGGGCGATGATGTGGACATTTATGCGAAAGGAGAAGGCCGACAGACGACTATTCAAGCGTATGCGATTCCCACCtttcgatgatgaagagcctCCTCTGTCGTGGGCAGAGAACttggaggatgttgagcCTCTCGAGCCGATTCAGATGGAActcgatgaagaggacgatgaagCCGTGTACGAATGGTTCTACGACCACAGACCTCTCCTTGATACACCGCACGTGAACGGACCAAGCTATAAGTCATGGAATCTCACGCTCCCTCAGATGGCGACTCTATTCCGTTTGAGTCGACCCCTTGTTTCTGatgttgtcgacaagaacTATTTCTACCTTTTTGACCTCAAGAGTTTATTATCGGCCAAGGCCCTTAATGTCGCCCTTCCAGGTGGACCTCGCTTCGAACCTTTGTACAAGGACATTGACCCCAACGACGAGGATTTCGGCGAGTTTAATGCTATCGACCGCATCATTTTCCGAAATCCCATCCGAACCGAGTTCCGAGTTGCGTACCCTTACCTTTATAATTCTTTACCGAGAAGTGTTCACCTATCATGGCACTCTCATCCTCAAGTTGTCTTCAACCGAGCAGACGATCCTGATTTGCCGACGTTCCATTTCGATCGCCGCATCAACCCTATATCTTCGCGAACCGTTGCGCCAAAGAATGTTGAGGTTTCTCATGAGGACGAAATTTTTGGTGCCGGCAACATTGAAGAGCCCGAAGAGGATGCTTTCGAACTTCCTGCTGGAGTTGAGCCATTCCTTGCTGATGAGAATATTGAGAATGACGATACATCATCCGCCGTTGACCTCTGGTGGGCGCCATACCCCTTCGACCGGCGATCCGGACGTATGGTTCGAGCACAAGACGTGCCACTCGTAAAACAGTGGTACCTCGAGCATCCTCCCTCCGACCGACCTCCTGTCAAGGTCCGAGTATCATaccagaagcttctcaagaacttTGTCCTCAACGACCTtcacaagaagaagcctaAGGCACAGAACAAGCAGAACTTGATGCGATCTCTCAAGCAAACCAAGTTCTTCCAGCAGACTACGATTGATTGGGTCGAGGCTGGTTTGCAGGTCTGTCGCCAGGGTTTCAACATGCTTAACCTTCTTATTCACCGCAAGAACTTGACGTATCTTCACCTGGATTACAACTTTAATTTGAAGCCCGTCAAGACCTTGACGACcaaggagcgcaagaagTCCCGTTTCGGAAATGCTTTCCATTTGATGCGAGAGATTTTGAGATTGACTAAGCTCATTGTTGACGCTCAGGTGCAGTACAGATTGGGTAACATTGATGCCTTCCAGTTGGCGGACGGTATTTTGTACGCCTTCAACCACGTCGGTCAGCTTACGGGTATGTACCGATATAAGTACAAGCTGATGCATCAGATTCGAACTTGCAAGGACCTGAAGCATCTTATTTACTATCGGTTTAACTCTGGCCCTGTCGGCAAGGGCCCAGGTTGTGGTTTCTGGGCTCCCGCCTGGAGGGTTTGGCTCTTCTTCATGCGAGGTATTATTCCTTTGCTTGAGAGATGGCTTGGAAACCTCCTGTCTCGTCAGTTTGAAGGTAGACACAGCAAGGGAGTTGCAAAGACTGTTACCAAACAGCGTGTTGAATCCCACTTTGATTTGGAACTTCGAGCTTCTGTTATGGCTGATCTTATGGATATGATGCCCGAGGGTATCAAGCAAAACAAGGTCAACACTGTTCTTCAGCATCTTTCCGAGGCTTGGAGATGCTGGAAGAGCAATATTCCTTGGAAGGTCCCCGGCTTGCCTGCACCCATCGAGAATATTATTCTTCGATACGTCAAGTCTAAGGCGGATTGGTGGGTTTCAGTCGCTCATTACAACCGTGAGCGTATCAGGCGAGGAGCTACTGTTGATAAGACTATCGCGAAGAAGAATGTCGGTCGTCTGACACGACTTTGGCTCAAGGCCGAGCAGGAGCGACAGCACAACCACATGAAGGATGGTCCTTATGTTTCATCGGAGGAAGCTGTTGCCATCTACACTACCACCGTGCACTGGCTCGAGTCTCGCAAGTTCTCGCCTATTCCGTTCCCTAGCGTTTCTTACAAGCACGACACAAAAATTCTCATTCTCGCTCTTGAGCGTCTTCGAGAGGCTTATTCAGTAAAGGGACGCCTcaatcaaagtcaaagagaGGAGTTGGGTTTGATTGAGCAAGCATATGATAGCCCTGGCACTGCATTGGAGAGTATCAAGCGCGCCCTGCTTACCCAGCGAGCTttcaaggaagtcaagattgATATGAACGACAACTACAGCACTATCAACCCTGTTTATGACATTGAACCCATCGAGAAAATCACCGACGCCTACCTCGACCAATATCTTTGGTATCAAGCAGATCAGCGACACCTCTTCCCTGCCTGGATCAAACCTTCAGATTCTGAAGTCCCACCTCTTCTGGTCTACAAGTGGGCTCAAGgtatcaacaaccttgatgGTGTCTGGCAGACCGAGAACGGCGAGTGCAACGTCATGATTGAGACAGAGCTTTCCAAGGTGTACGAGAAGATGGAGCTTACGCTTCTCAACTCTCTCCTGAGACTGATTATGGACCACAACCTGGCAGACTACATCACGGCCAAGAACAACGTTCAGCTCACCTACAAGGACATGAACCATGTCAACAGTTATGGTATGATCCGTGGTCTGCAGTTCTCTGCATTTGTGTTTCAATTTTATGGTCTTGTGCTGGATCTTCTCCTGCTTGGACCTCAGCGAGCCAGCGAGATTGCTGGCCCGCCTCAGAGCCCCAACGACTTCTTGCAATTCCGCGATCGTGAGACCGAGTCGAGTCATCCTATTCGACTCTACACCCGTTACGTCGATAAGATCTGGATTATGCTTAGATTCACTGCTGAGGAATCCAGAGATCTCATCCAACGGTTCCTTACAGAGCAACCTGACCCCAACTTCGAGAACGTGATCGGATACAAGAGTAAGAAGTGCTGGCCTAGAGATTCTCGTATGCGCCTGATGCGCCACGATGTCAACCTTGGACGAGCTGTATTCTGGGACTTGAAAAACCGTCTTCCTCGATCTGTGACAACGATCGATTGGGATGACAGCTTTGTTAGTGTTTACAGTCGCGACAACCCGAActtgttgttttccatgTGCGGTTTCGAGGTCCGCATTCTCCCCAAGATTCGTAATCAGAATGAGGAGTTCCCCGTCAAGGACAGTGTTTGGTctcttgttgacaacacCACAAAAGAGCGTACAGCCCACGCTTTCCTGCAAGTTACTGAGGAGGATAttcaaaagttcaacaacCGTATTCGACAAATTCTTATGTCGTCGGGTTCCACCACATTCACCAAGATCGCCAACAAATGGAACACTGCGTTGATCGCTCTCTTCACCTACTACCGCGAAGCTGCTGTTTCTACAGTCGACTTGCTTGACACTATTGTCAAATGCGAGACCAAGATTCAAACACGAGTCAAGATTGGATTGAACTCGAAAATGCCTTCTCGTTTCCCTCCTGCCGTCTTCTACACACCCAAGGaacttggtggtcttggtatgATTTCGGGCTCTCATATCTTGATTCCTGCCAGCGACAAGCGTTGGTCAAAGCAAACCGACACTGGTGTCACTCATTACAGGGCAGGAATGACCCATGATGAGGAGACCCTCATCCCGAACATTTTCCGATACATCATCCCTTGGGAGGCCGAGTTTATTGACTCCCAACGTGTCTGGACAGAGTATTCTCAGAAGAGACTGGAAGCCAACCAACAGAATCGCCGTCTTACtcttgaggatctcgaggacAGCTGGGATCGTGGTCTTCCCCGAATCAACACCTTGTTCCAAAAGGACCGCAGCACCCTGAGCTTCGACAAGGGTTTCCGAGCACGAGCTGAATTCAAGATTTACCAACTAATGAAAAACAATCCTTTCTGGTGGACTAGTCAACGTCATGACGGAAAATTGTGGAACCTAAATGCGTACCGAACCGATGTTATTCAGGCTTTGGGTGGTGTTGAGACCATCCTTGAACACACCCTCTTCAAAGCAACAGGCTTTCCATCATGGGAAGGTCTATTTTGGGAAAAGGCCTCGGGTTTCGAAGAATCCATGAAGTTTAAGAAGTTGACAAATGCTCAGCGTTCGGGTTTGAACCAAATTCCAAACCGTCGCTTCACTCTGTGGTGGTCACCTACCATTAACAGAGCCAACGTTTATGTCGGTTTCCAAGTCCAGCTTGATTTGACTGGCATCTTCTTGCACGGAAAGATCCCCACTCTGAAGATTTCGCTGATCCAGATCTTCCGAGCCCATTTGTGGCAGAAGATCCACGAGTCGGTTGTCATGGATCTTTGCCAAGTTTTCGATCAGGAATTGGAGTCTTTGGGCATTGAGACTGTTCAGAAGGAGACAATTCACCCTCGAAAGTCTTACAAGATGAACAGTTCTTGCGCTgatattcttcttttctctaaCCACAAGTGGAACGTTACCCGTCCTTCTCTGCTCTACGACACCAAGGACGTGATTGAGCAAACGACAACTAACAAATTCTGGGTTGATGTTCAGCTCCGATATGGTGATTACGATTCTCACGACATTGAACGATACACACGTGCCAAGTACCTTGACTACACCACTGACAGTGCCAGTATCTATCCCTCGGCTACTGGTCTTATGGTTGGCATTGATCTTGCCTACAACTTGTACTCTGCCTACGGCATGTACTTCCCAGGTCTTAAGGTACTTGTTCAGCAGGCAATGGCCAAGATCATGAAGGCCAACCCTGCTCTGTATGTCCTTCGTGAGCGTATTCGAAAGGGTCTGCAGCTCTATGCTTCTGAGAGCAACCAAGAGTTCTTGAACTCTCAGAACTACTCAGAACTATTTAGCAACCAGACACAGCTGTTCATCGATGATACCAACGTCTATCGTGTTACAATCCACAAGACATTTGAGGGTAACTTGACAACCAAGCCCATCAACGGTGCCATCTTTATCTTCAACCCGCGAACTGGCCAGCTgttcctcaagatcatccacaCCAGTGTTTGGGCTGGACAGAAACGTCTTGGTCAACTTGCCAAATGGAAGACTGCTGAAGAAGTCGCTGCCCTCATTCGCTCATTGCCCGTGGAGGAGCAGCCCAAGCAACTCATTGTGACAAGAAAGGGTCTGTTGGATCCTCTCGAAGTCCACTTGCTTGACTTTCCCAATATTTCTATCCGAGCATCCGAGCTGCAGCTTCCTTTCCAGGCAGCTatgaaggttgagaagcttggtgacATGATTCTACGCGCCAAGCAGCCTCAGATGGTGCTATTCAACTTGTACGATGAATGGTTGAAGAGCATTTCTTCTTACACTGCCTTTTCTCGTCTCGTCCTTATTTTGCGTGCGCTCCACGTCAACCCAGATAAGACAAAGCTTGTTCTCCGTCCCGACAAGACTGTTATCACGCACGAACATCATATCTGGCCATCACTGTCGGATGAGGACTGGATCAAGGTTGAAACACAGCTCCGAGATCTCATTCTCAATGATtacggaaagaagaacaacgtcaacgtcTCGAGTCTGACAACCAGTGAAGTGCGAGACATCATCTTGGGTATGGAGATTTCAGCACCTTCCATGCAGCGACAGCAGGCtgccgagattgagaagcagcagcaggaacAGGCGCAGTTGACAGCTGTCACGACCAAGACTCAGAACGTTCATGGCGAGGAGATTATTGTGACGACCACATCGCAATTCGAACAGCAAACCTTTGCTTCCAAGACAGAGTGGCGAACACGAGCCATTGCTACATCCAACTTGCGCACACGAGCGAAGAATATCTACGTCTCATCTGTTGACAATgacctcgacgacatcaCATACGTCATGCCCAACAACATCCTGAAGCGTTTCATCACCATTGCAGATCTCAGGGTACAGGTTGCTGGTTACTTGTACGGCTCTTCAGCACCCGACAACGATcaggtcaaggagatcaaaTGTATTGTCATGATTCCTCAGATTGGTGAACTTCGCAATGTGCGGCTGCCACAGCAACTCCCCCAAAGTGAATTCCTCGAAGGTATGGAGCCTTTGGGCGTTATTCATACCGTATCCGGTAGCGAGTTGCCTTATATGTCTGCCGTGGATGTTACCGGACATTCCAAGCTTCTAGACGCGCACAAGGAGTGGGACAAGACGAACACTGTGACGGTTTCTGTCGCATTCACACCAGGCAGTGTATCCCTGTCGGCCTGGGGACTTACACCAGATGGCTACAAGTGGGGAGCTGAAAACAAGGATATGCTGAGCGACCAGCCGCAGGGCTTCTCCACAACGATGGGTGAGAAGCGCAAGTTGTTGCTGAGTCCGCGATTCAGAGGATTCTTCCTTGTACCCGATGATGGCAGGTGGAACTACAGTTTTATGGGTAACGCATTCGACGGTTTGCAAAAGAAGCCGGTCCATGTCAAGCTGGATACGCCGCTGCCATTCTACAGCGACCAGCACCGAGCTGTGCACTTCGACAGCTTTGCGGAATTGGAGGATATCTGGGTGGACCGAACGGATAACTTTGCTTAA